The following coding sequences are from one Mastomys coucha isolate ucsf_1 unplaced genomic scaffold, UCSF_Mcou_1 pScaffold9, whole genome shotgun sequence window:
- the LOC116085209 gene encoding uncharacterized protein LOC116085209, which produces MHFLGYRESWKFGIKSSGKDVGVDEEQKTLVPPSSGSAPSVPGGTPMRGSLPTRPGLKRRARDGQRPGQRGGGQAGGRPGSACSAPVGTVGAWPSPDSPGPRGRAR; this is translated from the coding sequence ATGCACTTCTTAGGTTACAGGGAGTCCTGGAAATTTGGCATCAAGTCTTCTGGCAAAGACGTAGGTGTAGACGAGGAACAAAAGACCCTCGTGCCGCCCTCCAGCGGCTCGGCTCCGAGTGTGCCCGGTGGGACTCCCATGCGAGGGTCACTGCCCACGAGGCCAGGACTGAAGCGAAGGGCACGCGATGGCCAGAGGCCCGGTCAACGTGGAGGAGGACAGGCGGGGGGCAGGCCCGGGAGCGCGTGCTCGGCTCCCGTCGGTACCGTCGGTGCCTGGCCGAGCCCAGACAGCCCAGGTCCCAGGGGGCGAGCCCGCTAA